CCTAAACATCGTCTCTATTTTACACATAAATGAAAAATACCCCTCTCTGTTGTCTGTTAGCATCCCTTCTCATCATTCATCTGTTTCCTTATTGAATAACCAGAGGGAGAACCTAGTTCTGCTCGAGACGTAGAGGATGAAgatgaaggagaagaagaagcgAGAGAAACGTTTCGTGACCCAAACGAGGAAGCAAAAGGTAATACATAATCGCAATCCTTTCATTATCCGAATGCTTATTATATGCGCTCCATTAATAAAGATTCGGCAAGACACAGAAAATGTTCAGAGAGGAAATTGTTCCTCAAATGTTATGGATTCCTCAAACGCAAACGGAGCGAATGTATTGTGTCGACTTTCTTACCCAGTACGTGCTCAGCCAGCTACGAAGTCATCGCAACACgtcacattttctttttctgtccATTACAAATATTACAAGATTTGTGAAATGAAGCAGCCCGGTGTGGAATAAGTTCTCAGGAACAGAATGAAAGCatcttttccctttcttttcttGTGCTAATACATTGATCTTTCTATGATATTCTTAGAGTGATCACCAAAGAAGCCACCACTGGTCTGATCCAGAGGACTTTTGACGAGGTAGAAACGAACGCATTGTCTAAAAGTTTGATTAAAAAATGGTAACAAAACCATTAATTCTTTAGGCTAAGGATCAGTCTTGTcgcaataataaaattataaaattgtGAGCCAATTTGAGTGAGTCCATCCTTATTCCATTCCTACCATAGAAAAAATGCGTATCTTTCTCCCGATCCTGCATGCTCCACAATTTCCTCGCCAAACTTGTGAGGTCATATCACCTTAATGTATGACCACCAGGCGTGTTTTAACCTACGTATAAACGTTGACCGCCAATATGCCACATCTTTCTTTCCCCTACCTGTCACATTCCTCTTTCGCTTGATGTGAACAGTAAAATATCTCGATTCTGGGGTATAGCCAATCGCTCAACTTTCGTTGGAAGAGTAAATTGCTCATCACTGACATTCAATAGAGTcatttatttgttaaattgcAGTCAAACAGAGGCATACAAAGTCAGGCTACCTCACGAATCTTAAGATACATTGGCGAATAGAACAAAGTTTGACAAAGTAACacctttaagaaaaaaaatatatgtatgcGAGAAAACAAAAGCCAATAATTACAAGgataacctgaaatcaaaacAAGCGGTGTGAGTCGAAATTGGCAAAAAGCACCCTTACTGAGAAAAACGCTGTCATCTAGAATGTTTCTCTAATCTCCCTGTCATCGAGAAAAAATGTGTTTCATAACTGGATTGAAGTCTGTTGACACGGTGGAGTATTTTACGTTCAAACGCGAGCAAGTATTATTTTTAACACCACTATCCAGTGGATGGTGCAAATAGCCGGCTTTCCCAATACTTATCCCTTGGATAGTGAATTATCCGGTGGATACTGCTATCCAACGTCAAACACCCGGGTCCTGATTGACAGGATCCCAACTCATCGATCTGCATTGAGGAAGTAATAATTAAGATAGTAATAAAAATTCGTTAAGAGGTGAAAAGAGCAAGGATCGGTCCATAGCGGGGTGGTATAGCGTAGGAGAGCTTCATATAGATGCAGTTGCGTAATCTTTACTTTGCTAAATGAATTCACTTCTCAAGTTTTGTATCTTGTACGATCATTTGGCATATAAGAAATACTACGGAGCTGTCCTGTCAGGGAGGGTTATAAATCTTCAACACTCACAAAAAGACAGATAAAAGCCCCGTTGTCATTAAAAGGCCTAGGCTTAAAATCACTACTATCCATTATATATTTGTTTCACCAAACTATTCCCTTTTATGATACTATATATCAGTCAATAACAGCTACACTTGCAACTCGTCGACAGTTCGAGCATAACACTCCTCATACTGGTCTTGTGaaaagtttttcacttttttctgcGCCAATTGATCAGACGAGCTGCTTGTACTCTTATTTGCCTTTTTAGTATTGGAGGATGGATCGTCCACGCTATAATCACGATTCTTAAAGCCAAACAGTCGCAAAAATTGCTTTCTGTAAACAGAGTTAGTAGCACAGTAAATAAATGGATTTAACGTGGAATTTCCCATGCATAGCACAACCGTGACTTGGTGAGCGGCGGTATCCATCTTGGTGATGTCAAACTTGAAAAGAAGGTAGTAAACTTGATTTGGGAACCAACAGAACGCTAGTAGAATGGCAATGAGGGCACACATGCGCAGTAGACGTACACCAGCCTTGCCCTTGTTGGTCTTGAACAGAGCTGGAGAATCTCGAACTTTTCTCCAGAGGCTCAGGAATGAAAAGCAAGTGATCAAGAGTGGAAGAAAAAATTTACCGAGGAATTCAATCAAGGCCACCACTTTCCTGGTATCTCCTTCAGTAACGGCGGTCCACACGCATTCATTGCTCGGCCCCAGCTCCATTTCAAATAGATGTGGAGCATTAAATAGAAACGACACTACCCACACCATGATCACAATGACGTAGATGCGGTAACTTTTAAACCCTGCTCTATATTTAGCGGGTTTTGCCACCGCAAACCATCTCTCAAGAGATAGACAGGTTATCGTGTAAACCGACACGATACCAAGAGTAAACACAAGATAGTAGGATGCCACAATTCGACAGAAAAGATCCCCTGCAATGCCTCCTGGGATGGGAAATTTCTTTATTCCTACGACGTAGGCTGGTGTTAAAATAAGGCCAACTCCTAAAAGGAAAACATAACAAAACCATGAGAAATACCATAAAATATTAATAACGTAAGCTTTATAACACCCAAACTGGGCTTTCATAAAAATTCGGAATAATCAGATCTCGATACTGaaatgacaaggaaaaaaatgttttacctTGTTAATCAGAGCAACTAGCGAAAAAGAAATACGTCTATGAGAACACTTTTGCAAGTTTGACAAAAGTGGGAGAGTGGAAAACTGAATTGAAGATAAAATAATGAAAGTATTGAAGATCGGTCGTTTACTGAAACAATATCAGAGACATTATGTAGAAATAAGTCAAAAGTGAAAGCtgagtttgaaaaatgtgtacaGTGGATCAAACTGAATGAAAAGTGAAAATATAGGAAATGAGGGAACAAACATCAAAAAGGGACCAGTAAGGATACAATGGAATAAAAGCGGCTTTTatcgcatatatatatatatatatatatatatatatatataaaaagagtaatcggatcaacaaatgatctgactagccatcttatgactaactagtttcgtgccacacgaactgtgtggcactcttcagataaaatagctaagtgaatattccgttaaagcacacgcttgtacatggtaggattacgctcgcgcgctaaatttgaattaataatgttgcgcagaagtaaatcaacatgtgaggttgctgaggagatacttcctcgcgtgtcgacatgatgacacgagttcgttacgcctgttcaaggttgcaagctcaggtctgcagataatgaaatacttctcccacaagcacaggttgcatcgttcggaaaccgggttataagaggccGCGTgattcaagatcttccaactgatctgaaaatttacatgcGCCTccttcatatatatatatatatatatatatatatatatatatatatatatataactaactgcagacagtactgtttcggccttctgggcctcatcagtgcagtgctgatagctaggatgaaggtaagcctataagactacctcgagtgtcccacgcatgtggtacagctcagtcatgccacagtgctcaaaccagagaactatatatatatatagctacgAATCGTTCATAGAGTTTTAAATTGCATAACACAATACCGTCAAATAGGGTGCGACGAAGAATATTGGTTACAGTTTGAAAACTATGAAGTATAGCCCCTAAAATAGAGTACTTGTCTCTTTTTTTGCTAATGTTAACAAGGCTCAAGTCTGTTTAATTAAACGCCCTATTGACAGGAAAGGTATTACTTTTTAGCACTGAAATCAAAATTTCAACAGTGTCAAAAATAAACCCACAGTCACAGTCTACGGCGATATCAATGCAAAAGTACCACGTACAAACTTTgccatcaattttttttacactAACTGGGATTTATTTGTAATTGTGACAAAACACCTCCCCGCCCATTGATTGGCAGTAATTCAGCAAGAAATTGTATAGCATATAATTATGAGAGTCACAAGTCATGAGAGATTTAAATATTCTTCGAAACGAAATAATCAAttgaggtccataaaaacgcaaaaagaaaacaaggccGAAATCCAGCTAtattgaccgaactagcttggtcaataaaggatttattataTGACATTCCACACCTTCATGTCGCTTTGtggtttgcttttgtgtttgccggtttttgttgcaaaatgtgttcttgaaactcatcaacatttttgttttctttgtttgcattGTCGTGGACGCTTTCGGTTTTCTCGTTTTCTAGTTCCATCCCAACAAAGACATCACaggaaatatttttactttcacagaaaatattttgcgaaagaaaCTTTCGTGCAGCCGCCTCGACTGTGGCGAAATTTTACTGCGGGAACAAGGCGGATAGTATCGCtgcatcttgcccgctcgggtagtcAATCACAGCGCGGGAATTGGATCATCTTGCCCGCTCACGGAGCTAGTCATACAATAATATTTGTCACCTGTATTAACTCAAAACCATCACACATGGCTTGAA
This window of the Acropora muricata isolate sample 2 chromosome 14, ASM3666990v1, whole genome shotgun sequence genome carries:
- the LOC136898267 gene encoding type-1 angiotensin II receptor B-like — protein: MFNNSSSIIPVVDVSDPHIEPHLALRVCMAIIAVVAILSNGLLAVVFLHNRALLRSSYNVLILSLAITDMTTGVGLILTPAYVVGIKKFPIPGGIAGDLFCRIVASYYLVFTLGIVSVYTITCLSLERWFAVAKPAKYRAGFKSYRIYVIVIMVWVVSFLFNAPHLFEMELGPSNECVWTAVTEGDTRKVVALIEFLGKFFLPLLITCFSFLSLWRKVRDSPALFKTNKGKAGVRLLRMCALIAILLAFCWFPNQVYYLLFKFDITKMDTAAHQVTVVLCMGNSTLNPFIYCATNSVYRKQFLRLFGFKNRDYSVDDPSSNTKKANKSTSSSSDQLAQKKVKNFSQDQYEECYARTVDELQV